Proteins co-encoded in one uncultured Bacteroides sp. genomic window:
- a CDS encoding gliding motility lipoprotein GldH has translation MTSHNQKKNKSRLLPLLFIIALTACDSNTMYHSFLHLSKEGWGKSDTLTFKAPITDSLATYRIFVEVRNREDYPYNNLYLFISHNTQDSTVFVTDTIKYTLADKSGKWLGTGLGSLYQSSSSYTFIAPRRSGNLTFRISHGMRDNILKGVNDIGIQIKQVK, from the coding sequence ATGACAAGCCACAATCAGAAAAAGAATAAATCTAGATTGCTGCCATTGCTCTTTATCATTGCATTGACAGCATGCGATTCAAATACAATGTATCATTCTTTCCTTCATCTGTCTAAAGAGGGATGGGGAAAGAGCGATACGCTCACTTTTAAGGCACCCATAACAGACTCTCTTGCCACATATCGTATTTTTGTAGAAGTGCGTAACCGGGAAGACTACCCGTATAATAACCTCTATCTGTTTATTTCACACAACACACAGGACAGTACTGTTTTTGTGACCGACACCATTAAGTATACACTTGCAGACAAGTCAGGAAAATGGTTGGGAACAGGATTGGGAAGTCTTTATCAATCTTCCTCCTCCTATACTTTTATTGCTCCCAGACGTTCAGGGAATCTGACATTCAGGATTTCTCACGGAATGCGTGATAACATACTGAAAGGGGTTAACGATATAGGTATACAGATAAAACAGGTAAAGTAA
- the rodA gene encoding rod shape-determining protein RodA, translated as MEPRRVNLWKSVDWTTIVIYLLLIACGWFSVCGASYNYGDTDFLSFGTRSGKQLMWIFCSFGLGFVLLMIEERIYDMFSYIIYIGMLLLLFVTIFVASDVKGSHSWLHLGPVSLQPAEFAKFATALVLAKYMSSYSFNMRKPKSALLMVLFILVPFGLIILQRETGSALVYLAFFLMLYREGMPGAILFSGVCAVIYFIVGIRFGDQMIAGTNTSIGQFSVLLMIILFAGGMVWVYMKRWPPVRNIIGISSLVVVLAILLSKFVVPFNLVWVLLPLTIIIAGYLFFLSLTERNKGYLLISIFTIASVGFLYSSNYVFNDILEPHQQIRIKVVLGMEEDLTGAGYNVNQSKIAIGSGGIAGKGFLNGTQTKLKYVPEQDTDFIFCTVGEEQGFVGSAVVLLLFLILVLRLIVLSERQYSAFGRVYGYSVVSIFLFHLFINVGMVLGLTPVIGIPLPFFSYGGSSLWGFTILLFIFLRIDAGRSEKS; from the coding sequence ATGGAACCCAGACGCGTTAATTTATGGAAATCGGTAGATTGGACAACGATTGTTATTTATCTGTTGCTGATTGCCTGTGGCTGGTTTAGCGTATGTGGGGCCAGCTATAATTATGGCGATACAGATTTCCTGAGTTTTGGTACCCGAAGTGGAAAGCAGTTAATGTGGATATTTTGTTCTTTTGGTTTGGGCTTTGTGCTGCTGATGATTGAAGAACGAATATACGATATGTTTTCCTACATTATATATATAGGAATGCTGTTGTTGCTGTTTGTCACTATATTTGTTGCATCAGATGTGAAAGGTTCCCATTCCTGGTTACATTTAGGACCGGTTAGTTTGCAGCCGGCAGAGTTTGCTAAATTTGCTACCGCGCTTGTTCTCGCTAAATATATGAGCTCCTATTCGTTTAATATGAGGAAGCCTAAAAGTGCCTTATTGATGGTTCTTTTCATTTTAGTGCCATTCGGATTAATCATTTTGCAGCGAGAAACAGGATCAGCTTTAGTATATCTGGCCTTCTTTCTCATGCTTTACAGGGAAGGGATGCCAGGAGCTATTCTTTTCTCGGGCGTTTGTGCCGTGATTTATTTCATTGTGGGTATCCGGTTTGGAGATCAGATGATTGCTGGGACTAATACTTCTATTGGCCAGTTCTCGGTGCTGTTAATGATCATTTTGTTTGCTGGAGGAATGGTCTGGGTGTATATGAAACGATGGCCACCTGTCCGTAATATTATAGGTATCAGTTCTCTGGTGGTAGTTTTGGCTATTCTATTATCCAAATTTGTAGTTCCATTTAATCTTGTTTGGGTATTACTTCCATTGACTATAATCATAGCCGGATATCTGTTCTTCCTTTCATTGACAGAAAGAAATAAAGGCTATCTTCTTATTTCCATATTTACTATTGCTTCTGTAGGATTTCTTTATTCAAGTAACTACGTGTTTAATGATATATTGGAACCGCATCAGCAGATCCGTATAAAAGTAGTATTGGGGATGGAAGAAGATCTTACAGGTGCAGGCTATAATGTCAATCAGTCGAAAATTGCGATAGGGTCTGGAGGCATAGCAGGTAAAGGCTTTCTTAACGGCACACAGACAAAACTTAAGTATGTTCCCGAACAGGATACAGACTTTATATTCTGTACAGTTGGCGAAGAACAAGGATTCGTTGGATCTGCCGTAGTCTTGTTGCTATTCCTGATACTGGTACTACGGCTGATAGTTCTTTCTGAAAGGCAATACTCAGCCTTTGGCCGTGTCTATGGCTATTCTGTGGTCAGCATCTTTCTCTTTCACCTGTTTATCAATGTGGGAATGGTTCTGGGATTGACACCGGTTATTGGTATTCCGCTGCCTTTCTTTAGCTATGGAGGGTCATCCTTATGGGGATTCACCATTCTTCTTTTTATCTTCCTGAGAATTGATGCAGGAAGGTCTGAAAAAAGCTAG
- a CDS encoding penicillin-binding transpeptidase domain-containing protein — MARDYNLENRRYVVAGIAFSVVLIFLVRLFILQISSEDYKKNADSNAFINKIQYPSRGIFYDRNNKLLVYNQPAYDVMVVMKEIEHLDTLDLCQTLNITKEYFLKRMTDVKDRSKNPGYSRFTAQLFMVQLSAEEGGLFQEKLFKFHGFYVQPHSIRQYSYNSAAHILGDIGEASMANIEDDDYYVRGDYIGKQGIEKFYEKELRGHKGVEIMLRDAHGRIQGKYLNGKLDKKPIPGKNLKLSIDIDLQQFGEKLMGKKIGAIVAIEPQTGEILCLVSTPSFNPADMVGRQRGKNHMALERDPRKPLFNRALMASYPPGSTFKPAQSLVFLQEGIIKPSTAFPCYHGFVVPGLRVGCHSHPSPLALVPALATSCNSYFCWGLYKMIGNKKYLRADSALTVWKDHMVSMGLGYKLGIDLPGEKRGLIPNAKFYDKIYGKGRWGGLRIIHTAIGQGEILLTPLQIANLGATIANRGHFITPHVVKKIFGGKLDSTYLYPRYTTIDPKYYPYIIQGMRGAVEHGTCTRANYMPEMQICGKTGTAQNKGKDHSVFMGFAPMNKPKISICIYVENGGWGATYAVPMGALMIEHYLKGKIAPEREKLVESISNAVIYYGTQTR, encoded by the coding sequence GTGGCTCGGGATTATAATTTAGAAAATAGAAGATATGTAGTTGCTGGCATTGCTTTTTCTGTGGTGCTGATTTTTCTTGTACGTCTTTTTATACTTCAGATATCATCAGAGGATTATAAAAAGAATGCAGATAGTAATGCTTTTATAAATAAGATTCAATACCCTTCAAGAGGAATCTTTTATGATCGTAACAACAAATTGTTGGTATACAATCAGCCGGCTTATGATGTTATGGTGGTGATGAAAGAAATTGAACATCTTGATACGCTTGATCTGTGTCAGACCTTGAACATCACCAAAGAATATTTTCTGAAACGAATGACTGATGTGAAAGATAGAAGTAAAAATCCCGGGTATTCTCGTTTTACAGCTCAACTTTTTATGGTGCAACTTTCTGCCGAGGAAGGAGGCCTTTTTCAGGAAAAGCTATTCAAGTTTCATGGTTTTTATGTTCAGCCACATTCTATCAGGCAATATTCATATAATTCAGCTGCACATATATTAGGTGACATTGGTGAGGCTTCAATGGCTAATATTGAAGATGATGACTATTATGTTCGGGGTGATTATATAGGAAAGCAAGGAATAGAAAAATTTTATGAAAAAGAACTTCGTGGACATAAAGGTGTAGAGATTATGCTTAGAGATGCACACGGACGCATACAGGGTAAATATTTAAATGGTAAGTTAGATAAGAAACCTATTCCGGGCAAGAATCTGAAGCTTTCAATTGATATTGATTTACAGCAGTTTGGGGAAAAACTGATGGGAAAGAAAATAGGGGCCATAGTAGCTATTGAACCACAAACCGGAGAAATTCTTTGTTTAGTTTCAACACCCTCCTTTAATCCGGCGGATATGGTTGGCCGCCAGCGAGGGAAAAACCATATGGCTTTGGAACGAGACCCTAGAAAACCTCTGTTTAATAGAGCTTTAATGGCTTCTTATCCTCCGGGTTCAACTTTTAAACCGGCACAATCTTTAGTCTTTCTTCAGGAAGGGATTATTAAACCATCTACAGCTTTTCCTTGTTATCATGGATTTGTGGTACCTGGCCTTCGTGTAGGATGTCACTCACATCCTTCTCCTTTGGCTTTGGTGCCTGCATTGGCCACTTCCTGTAACTCCTATTTCTGTTGGGGATTATACAAGATGATTGGTAATAAAAAGTATCTTAGAGCTGACTCAGCTCTGACTGTATGGAAAGACCACATGGTGTCGATGGGTTTGGGATATAAGTTAGGAATAGATCTCCCGGGAGAAAAGAGAGGCCTGATTCCTAATGCCAAATTTTATGATAAAATATACGGAAAAGGTCGGTGGGGTGGCTTGCGTATTATCCATACTGCGATAGGGCAGGGGGAAATATTGCTTACTCCTCTTCAGATTGCTAATTTAGGAGCGACCATTGCAAATAGAGGCCATTTTATTACTCCGCATGTAGTAAAAAAGATTTTTGGCGGGAAATTAGATAGTACTTATCTTTACCCCAGATATACCACAATCGATCCGAAGTATTACCCTTATATCATTCAAGGTATGCGAGGAGCGGTAGAACATGGAACTTGTACCCGGGCTAACTATATGCCCGAAATGCAGATCTGCGGAAAAACAGGTACTGCACAAAATAAAGGAAAAGACCACTCTGTCTTTATGGGATTCGCACCGATGAACAAACCGAAGATTTCGATCTGTATTTATGTTGAGAACGGTGGTTGGGGAGCAACGTATGCTGTTCCTATGGGCGCATTGATGATAGAACATTATCTGAAAGGCAAAATCGCTCCTGAGAGAGAAAAATTGGTTGAAAGTATTAGTAATGCAGTGATATATTATGGAACCCAGACGCGTTAA
- the mreD gene encoding rod shape-determining protein MreD, protein MIIVFLRRIEWFIALALLQVLVLNNVHIAGYATPFLYIYLIVKMSSGVSRNELVLWGFFLGLVIDVFSNTPGMNAAATTFIAFIRPYLLRLFSPRDISDEIVPAIKTIGVSPFIKYVVTCVLFHHASLLLIDSFSFFEFSTLLIKIGSSTLLTVVCVMCIEGFKK, encoded by the coding sequence ATGATAATAGTATTTTTAAGACGTATAGAGTGGTTTATAGCCTTGGCCTTACTTCAGGTCCTGGTACTCAATAATGTGCATATCGCTGGATATGCCACACCTTTTCTTTATATCTATCTGATAGTAAAAATGTCATCTGGCGTATCAAGAAATGAACTAGTGCTGTGGGGCTTTTTTCTCGGATTAGTCATTGATGTGTTTTCAAACACTCCTGGTATGAATGCTGCTGCAACTACCTTTATAGCTTTTATTCGCCCTTATCTTTTACGCCTTTTTTCACCGCGTGATATTTCAGACGAAATTGTTCCTGCAATAAAGACCATTGGTGTTTCTCCTTTTATAAAATATGTAGTGACATGTGTCTTGTTTCATCACGCTTCTTTATTACTGATTGATTCTTTTTCTTTCTTTGAATTTAGCACTTTATTAATTAAGATTGGATCGAGTACACTACTTACTGTCGTGTGCGTTATGTGTATTGAAGGCTTTAAAAAATAG
- the mreC gene encoding rod shape-determining protein MreC, which produces MRNLLNFLIKYNYWFLFVLLEVTSFALLFRFNHYQGSTFFTSSNVVAGDIYKLRGSVTSYFYLKSANEDLLDRNMLLEQQISNLRKELQERGVDSLEVDSLKDTPLKGINFIKANVIDNSLTKVDNYVTLDKGSDDGIRRDMGVVDRNGVVGIVYMTSRKYSLVISLLHSKSNINCKLLKSGYFGPLKWEAGDSRYAFLNDLPRHAKFSLGDTLVTSGYSEIFPSGIMVGTVDHIGNSKDGLSYQLKIRLATDFGKLSSVRVIPMSFKKEHMLLKQIENKQQ; this is translated from the coding sequence ATGCGGAACTTACTTAACTTCCTTATAAAATATAACTACTGGTTCCTTTTTGTTTTATTAGAGGTTACCAGTTTTGCTTTGTTGTTTCGCTTTAATCATTATCAAGGAAGCACTTTTTTTACTTCAAGTAATGTTGTTGCGGGGGATATTTATAAATTAAGAGGTTCAGTGACTTCTTATTTTTATTTGAAATCCGCAAATGAAGATTTGCTGGATCGCAACATGTTGTTGGAACAACAAATTTCTAACCTGAGAAAGGAGTTACAGGAACGAGGTGTTGATTCCCTGGAAGTTGATAGTTTGAAGGATACACCTTTGAAAGGTATTAACTTTATTAAGGCTAATGTGATAGACAATTCACTGACGAAGGTTGATAATTATGTAACGCTTGATAAAGGCTCTGACGATGGAATTCGGCGTGATATGGGAGTTGTTGACAGAAATGGAGTTGTAGGTATTGTTTATATGACTTCTCGTAAATACTCGTTAGTTATTTCTTTGCTGCATAGCAAAAGTAATATTAACTGTAAGCTGTTGAAAAGTGGCTATTTTGGTCCTCTTAAATGGGAAGCAGGTGATTCCCGCTATGCTTTCTTAAATGATTTACCTCGTCATGCGAAGTTTAGTTTGGGTGATACGTTGGTTACCAGCGGCTACTCAGAAATATTCCCGTCAGGAATAATGGTTGGAACAGTAGATCATATAGGGAACTCTAAAGATGGACTTTCTTATCAACTAAAAATAAGGCTTGCTACTGATTTTGGTAAATTGAGTAGTGTGAGAGTGATTCCCATGTCCTTCAAAAAGGAGCATATGCTTCTTAAGCAAATAGAGAATAAGCAGCAATGA
- a CDS encoding rod shape-determining protein, giving the protein MGLFSFTQEIAMDLGTANTIIISNGKIVVDEPSVVALDRRTDKMIAVGEKARQMHGKTHENIRTIRPLRDGVIADFYACEQMMRGMIKMMNTHHRLFSPSLRMVICVPSGSTEVELRAVRDSAEHAGGRDVYLIFEPMAAAIGIGIDVEAPEGNMIVDIGGGSTEIAVISLGGIVSNKSIRIAGDDLTSDIQEYMGRQHNLKVGERTAEQIKIHVGAALTELEDAPEDYIVHGPNRMTALPMEVPVCYQEIAHCLEKSIAKMETAILSALEQTPPELYADIVHNGIYLAGGGALLRGLDKRLTDKINIPFHIAEDPLHAVAKGTGVALKNVDKFSFLMR; this is encoded by the coding sequence ATGGGATTATTTTCTTTCACGCAAGAAATAGCGATGGACTTGGGTACGGCCAATACCATCATCATCAGTAACGGTAAAATAGTAGTTGATGAGCCTTCCGTAGTAGCTTTGGATAGACGTACGGATAAAATGATTGCTGTAGGTGAAAAAGCACGTCAGATGCATGGAAAGACACATGAGAATATCAGAACTATCCGTCCCCTTCGGGATGGTGTGATTGCTGACTTTTATGCATGTGAGCAAATGATGCGCGGTATGATTAAAATGATGAACACACATCACAGACTTTTCTCTCCCTCTTTGAGAATGGTTATTTGTGTTCCATCAGGAAGTACAGAGGTTGAATTACGTGCAGTACGTGATTCTGCCGAACATGCGGGAGGACGCGATGTTTATTTGATTTTTGAACCAATGGCAGCAGCTATTGGTATTGGTATAGATGTTGAAGCTCCGGAAGGAAATATGATTGTTGATATAGGTGGAGGTTCTACTGAGATTGCAGTTATTTCATTGGGCGGAATTGTTTCAAACAAATCCATTCGTATTGCCGGTGATGACCTCACATCTGATATTCAGGAATATATGGGACGTCAGCACAATCTAAAGGTTGGTGAACGTACAGCTGAACAAATTAAGATTCATGTGGGAGCTGCATTGACAGAACTAGAAGATGCTCCGGAAGATTATATCGTTCATGGACCTAACAGAATGACTGCGCTTCCTATGGAAGTACCGGTATGTTATCAGGAAATTGCTCATTGCTTAGAAAAATCCATTGCAAAAATGGAAACAGCTATTCTTAGTGCATTGGAACAAACTCCCCCTGAATTATATGCAGATATTGTTCACAATGGCATTTATTTAGCCGGAGGTGGTGCTCTCTTACGGGGATTGGATAAACGTTTAACAGATAAAATTAATATACCTTTCCACATAGCTGAAGATCCTCTTCATGCTGTGGCAAAAGGAACAGGGGTAGCATTGAAGAATGTAGACAAATTCTCGTTCTTAATGCGATAA
- the purH gene encoding bifunctional phosphoribosylaminoimidazolecarboxamide formyltransferase/IMP cyclohydrolase, with translation MSETKKIKTALVSVYHKEGLDDLITKLHEEGVEFLSTGGTRQFIESLGFPCKAVEDLTSYPSILGGRVKTLHPKVFGGILCRREVEQDLQQIEKYEIPEIDLVIVDLYPFEATVASGAGEAAIVEKIDIGGISLIRAGAKNYKDVVIVASQAQYKPLADMLMEHGATSTIEERRWFAKEAFSVSSNYDSAIFNYFDSEDGSAFRCSVNEQKLLRYGENPHQKGVFYGNLDAIFDQIHGKEISYNNLLDINAAVDLIDEFNDLTFAVLKHNNACGIASRPTVAEAWNDALAGDPVSAYGGVLITNAVIDKAAAEEINKIFFEIIIAPDYDVDALEILTQKKNRIVLVRKEAAFPKKQFRSLLNGVLVQDKDLKIETSADLKTVTNKVPTEQEAEDMLFANKIVKNSKSNAIVLAKGKQLLASGIGQTSRVDALRQAIDKAKSFGFDLQGAVMASDAFFPFPDCVEIASKEGITAVIQPGGSVRDQLSFDYCNEHGVAMVTTGFRHFKH, from the coding sequence ATGTCTGAAACAAAAAAAATTAAAACCGCTCTCGTGTCGGTTTACCATAAAGAAGGATTGGATGATTTAATCACCAAACTTCACGAGGAAGGAGTTGAATTCTTGTCTACAGGAGGTACACGTCAGTTTATTGAATCTCTGGGTTTTCCTTGTAAGGCTGTAGAAGACCTTACTTCTTACCCATCAATTTTAGGCGGTAGAGTGAAAACTCTTCATCCGAAAGTTTTCGGTGGTATTTTATGCCGTAGAGAGGTTGAACAAGATCTTCAGCAAATAGAGAAATACGAAATTCCAGAAATAGATTTGGTTATTGTAGACTTGTATCCATTCGAAGCAACTGTTGCTTCAGGAGCTGGTGAAGCTGCTATTGTTGAAAAAATCGATATTGGTGGAATCTCTTTAATTCGTGCAGGTGCTAAAAATTATAAAGACGTTGTTATCGTTGCTTCTCAGGCTCAATATAAACCATTGGCAGATATGTTGATGGAACATGGTGCAACAAGTACAATTGAAGAACGTCGCTGGTTTGCTAAAGAAGCGTTTTCCGTTTCTTCCAATTACGATTCTGCTATATTTAATTATTTTGATTCAGAAGATGGTTCTGCTTTCCGTTGCTCGGTGAATGAACAAAAATTACTTAGATATGGAGAAAATCCACATCAGAAAGGTGTCTTTTATGGTAATTTAGATGCTATCTTTGATCAAATCCACGGAAAAGAGATTTCATATAATAATTTGCTTGATATTAATGCTGCGGTTGATTTGATTGATGAGTTTAATGATTTGACCTTTGCAGTATTAAAGCACAATAACGCTTGTGGTATAGCTTCCCGCCCAACTGTAGCTGAGGCTTGGAATGATGCTTTGGCAGGTGACCCTGTTTCTGCATACGGTGGAGTATTAATTACGAATGCTGTTATAGATAAAGCTGCTGCAGAAGAAATTAATAAGATTTTCTTTGAGATTATTATTGCACCAGATTATGATGTTGATGCTCTCGAGATTCTGACTCAGAAGAAAAATCGTATTGTTTTGGTTCGCAAAGAAGCTGCATTCCCTAAAAAACAATTCCGCTCATTATTGAATGGCGTTTTAGTACAGGATAAGGATTTAAAAATAGAGACTTCTGCCGACTTGAAGACTGTAACAAATAAGGTTCCTACAGAGCAAGAAGCTGAAGATATGTTGTTTGCTAATAAGATTGTAAAGAATAGTAAGTCGAATGCAATTGTTTTGGCAAAAGGAAAACAACTTCTGGCAAGTGGCATTGGTCAGACATCGCGCGTAGATGCGTTAAGACAAGCAATAGATAAGGCTAAGTCTTTTGGCTTTGATTTACAAGGTGCTGTTATGGCTAGTGATGCGTTCTTCCCATTCCCTGATTGTGTGGAGATAGCATCTAAAGAAGGAATTACAGCTGTAATTCAGCCAGGTGGGTCAGTAAGAGATCAACTTTCTTTTGATTATTGTAATGAACATGGCGTTGCAATGGTTACGACCGGTTTCAGACATTTTAAACATTAA
- a CDS encoding polysaccharide deacetylase family protein, with protein sequence MHSWDHTIVTKYKDSDWKKQVSVPKKELEKIIGLPVEYWAYPNGVYEHKAGERLSKDFKLSFILISQRDSIQPLQTIWRMIVPECTPQRMLKSMHRIFKNRK encoded by the coding sequence TTGCACAGCTGGGATCATACTATTGTAACTAAATACAAAGATTCTGATTGGAAAAAACAAGTCTCAGTGCCCAAGAAAGAGCTGGAAAAAATAATTGGTTTACCTGTTGAATATTGGGCTTATCCAAATGGCGTTTATGAGCATAAAGCAGGGGAGAGGCTAAGCAAAGATTTTAAACTCTCTTTTATACTTATATCACAACGCGATTCTATTCAACCATTGCAAACCATATGGAGAATGATTGTTCCGGAATGTACCCCGCAAAGAATGCTGAAATCAATGCACAGAATCTTTAAAAATAGAAAGTAG
- a CDS encoding MBL fold metallo-hydrolase, which yields MKTALLFLAILFCFGLSAQQNHLFQLTKQEKTDLLKAIETDSVFASFVKDTSNALELYKQYKVNVIKSDSTWNSDQQRLFKIQDFGSTIKFELIPFVENLNDGKIFRKAEGVSYLIRTDNFTILFDTGIDDDSIMCVLRYNLDLLGIDVSEIDAIVISHNHEDHQNNWKWINDKTFINSENESILPKMNIFVPCDSLNLKIPTLFFKDPIKICEGVCTTGIIKAPLFFWTTQEQGLIINVKDKGLIIVTGCGHQTVDKLLLRCDRISDLPIYGILGGFHLPIYGDSERYMGYLITGRLPWEPFTVSDVNKKIKLIKKRNVKLIGISTHDSSVKAIEAFKKAFSKEYEDLKTGAWIVVK from the coding sequence ATGAAAACTGCATTGCTTTTTCTGGCAATATTGTTCTGTTTTGGATTATCTGCTCAACAGAATCACCTCTTTCAACTAACGAAACAGGAGAAAACGGATTTGCTTAAAGCTATTGAAACCGATTCTGTATTTGCATCATTTGTCAAAGACACCTCTAATGCCTTAGAACTTTATAAGCAATATAAGGTCAATGTAATAAAGTCAGATTCTACATGGAATAGTGATCAACAGAGATTATTTAAAATTCAAGATTTTGGTTCTACAATTAAATTTGAATTAATTCCTTTTGTTGAGAATCTTAATGATGGGAAAATATTTAGAAAAGCCGAGGGGGTGTCTTATCTTATCCGAACTGACAATTTTACAATACTTTTTGATACGGGTATTGATGACGATTCAATAATGTGTGTTCTTCGTTATAATCTTGACTTACTGGGTATTGATGTCAGCGAAATAGATGCTATTGTTATATCACACAATCACGAAGATCACCAGAATAATTGGAAATGGATTAATGACAAAACTTTTATAAACTCAGAAAATGAATCCATCCTTCCTAAAATGAATATATTTGTCCCCTGTGACAGCCTTAATCTCAAAATACCTACTCTGTTTTTTAAAGATCCTATCAAGATATGTGAGGGAGTTTGTACAACTGGAATTATAAAGGCCCCTTTGTTCTTTTGGACAACTCAGGAGCAAGGATTAATTATTAATGTTAAGGATAAAGGATTAATTATTGTTACAGGTTGTGGACATCAGACAGTTGATAAACTACTTCTACGTTGTGACAGGATATCTGATTTACCGATATATGGTATTCTTGGGGGATTCCATCTTCCGATTTATGGGGACTCGGAAAGATATATGGGATATCTCATTACAGGTAGGTTGCCTTGGGAACCATTTACAGTAAGTGATGTAAATAAAAAGATAAAATTGATTAAAAAGCGAAATGTAAAGCTGATTGGAATTTCAACACATGATAGTTCTGTTAAAGCAATAGAAGCATTTAAGAAAGCTTTTTCAAAGGAATATGAAGATTTAAAAACAGGAGCATGGATCGTAGTGAAGTAA
- a CDS encoding START-like domain-containing protein, protein MKKERIHIEYLLNASSRSILWNAISTPIGMEDWFADKVKMKEKTFTFTWGKSEVREAELIATRVHSFVRFHWKDDEDEKSFFEFKINYNELTGDYVLEVTDFADPEEKDDQFELWNSQIETLKRACGM, encoded by the coding sequence ATGAAGAAAGAAAGAATTCATATAGAATACCTATTAAACGCATCCTCACGAAGCATCTTATGGAATGCGATAAGCACTCCAATCGGCATGGAAGATTGGTTTGCCGATAAAGTTAAAATGAAAGAAAAGACATTTACTTTTACCTGGGGAAAATCAGAAGTCAGAGAAGCAGAATTGATCGCAACGAGAGTACATTCCTTTGTTAGGTTTCATTGGAAAGATGATGAAGATGAAAAAAGCTTCTTCGAATTTAAAATAAACTATAATGAGCTAACAGGAGATTATGTTCTGGAAGTTACGGATTTTGCTGATCCAGAAGAGAAGGATGACCAGTTCGAATTGTGGAATTCTCAGATCGAAACGCTCAAAAGAGCTTGTGGTATGTAA